The following proteins come from a genomic window of Zonotrichia leucophrys gambelii isolate GWCS_2022_RI chromosome 4, RI_Zleu_2.0, whole genome shotgun sequence:
- the C4H4orf50 gene encoding uncharacterized protein C4orf50 homolog isoform X3: protein MIRMRELELSHKTLLVRIDQLCVKLGQVENVNLRVKGKLQSIQEDLIHLVENQKKSEKKNKEKLRWLQEQLKTKEDEIKSQSEYFEHYKQRQRQQTAVLRKRDCYLQGEVSRLEKQVLDLNAHIALLTSKLEEGMVQHLQQKLQSVCSASQGCKHPGREEMEWKACIENVEHDVKSHLKAFQQNLKFLREKEENTSREQADLLTELQCSQNTEDFLRTKLEESHHQIYSLKISEIKLQEKVEELLDENRTLKDQGTMKLKKKKEKYSELTRSVDGDNSVYLDEVQHLKWRAVSDSLSSRATQTPVVLLHDKESETPACNCEGLKQMEELPEDLVPVLECSSSAFVKVAGLAETEQVTLGPQRANTLKDSLRCTPSHHAAGLLPPCSEKLPSDETSKETKDEETFFLLKEHTIAPPVKTFPASVVEILMRKKIQLTLFEPGRCHITAFTTEKKVRNLSFCETNVNLWSDHLCIVAKGEFHDRATEFLHGTLPSTVAEIFTTSLEECNIEKHWGNKQILPGSVSEKKCLDKDVDDEKYHQKIFTGRAEREEIQNDEAKHQQVTCDLEESSKVSYRNELFSPRKQGVEARESLHSTQGAQSLPIVFKVFQKCFEGSSERMDKEENISENCVPDVNSEHNGEDMIEMEEKGKQAQKPTHQTSPSSNIGLKKRKDQTLKLHEPDKDFSCQKIAAKNVQHEYSHFFFSSDEERYLLNLLFPLQERPVCLSKIFQPGNSFCRCFCPLSTWKAGNGCDVRISVLEKAVAACSQRIFLLMQESENYAKKVSILQQENDRYAQILCALEEEMDAYFQYVLAADESNIVSFQNFLNEKEIAGGCFDNFTEESTMTPGTSLVATFSKNLSYVEEKNRNFEKDSWTIASNKPHRSVLSLNGRKIRYFQLLSYLKEERSRCFKEMAKLLQDKENCVAKYNELLQERKRNLQRIALSEGEKETLLAQLSEIKCEQDKYSALVSELQDCKTNCYQTISDLQEEKCVLQREIDRIKQKTSERLGELQKANANFILENKNLKELMSSLGFTYEELRKEKSIGTNKNTVKLKEENQQPGLKPKKVETACSVTQTEEQGVLATDPSDYSPGKKGSMFENYSMMKEQVRKVEEQLKIQQKELEKSKKEAQKWYRELGFAETRYEETKTRLMQALSELDHLKQEVGDKMWGKQHCKLMPVYTLKDAQEKEVNKIASKRLEQQVLTLKAQLRDQAALQNQFHDLQNEVELLQAQLCEKEKELQKSKSEVKLTLAPLKAKLACLTQKCQERNSFIRRMHDEFHRQGFINSAFDEEMKSLVNDMTLAEYMVAFTPMCNQVMLPSSTDVSQAKGQPEGPVAGARGNRRIGSAPGDSQPPQLSPHPKPVCWFFCHSSKPREDHSLALRAERKPPQKLPEMGLPLYSVCII from the exons ATGATCAG GatgagagagctggagctgtcacACAAAACACTTCTTGTGAGGATTGATCAACTTTGTGTGAAGCTGGGCCAGGTTGAAAATGTCAATCTGCGCGTTAAAGGGAAACTGCAAAGCATTCAGGAGGACCTGATCCACTTG GTTGAAAACCAAAAGAAGTCAGAGaagaagaacaaggaaaaaCTGCGTTGGcttcaggagcagctgaagacAAAAGAGGATGAAATAAAAAGCCAGTCAGAATACTTTGAGCACTACAAACAAAGGCAGAGACAACAGACAGCGGTACTGAGGAAAAGGGACTGTTACCTTCAGGGTGAGGTATCTAGGCTAGAAAAGCAAGTCCTGGATCTTAATGCCCATATTGCTCTTTTGACATCCAAGTTAGAAGAGGGAATggtgcagcacctccagcagaAGCTGCAGTCAGTGTGCAGTGCGAGTCAGGGCTGTAAGCACCCTGGAAGGGAAGAAATGGAATGGAAAGCTTGTATTGAAAATGTGGAGCATGATGTGAAAAGCCACCTCAAGGCATTTCAGCAAAACCTGAAGTTCttgagggaaaaagaagagaacactAGCAGGGAACAGGCAGACCTGCTGACTGAACTGCAGTGCTCTCAGAACACTGAAGACTTTCTCCGAACAAAATTGGAAGAATCTCACCATCAGATCTATAgcttaaaaatatctgaaatcaAACTACAGGAAAAAGTGGAAGAGCTTTTAGATGAAAACAGAACTTTAAAAGATCAAGGTACTATGAagttgaaaaagaagaaagaaaaatactcagAACTTACAAGATCGGTGGATGGGGACAACAGTGTTTACCTG gatGAAGTTCAGCATCTGAAATGGAGGGCAGTCTCGGATTCACTTAGTAGCAGAGCTACTCAAACTCCAGTTGTGCTGCTACATGATAAAGAGTCTG AAACACCAGCCTGTAATTGTGAGGGACTAAAGCAGATGGAGGAGCTTCCAGAAGACCTTGTACCAGTTTTGGAATGCAGTTCCAGTGCCTTTGTGAAAGTTGCTGGTCTAGCTGAGACTGAGCAG GTCACCCTTGGACCGCAGAGGGCAAATACTCTAAAGGACAGTTTGAGGTGTACCCCAAGTCATCATGCAGCAGGACTGCTTCCCCCTTGTTCTGAGAAGTTACCCAGTGATGAGACAAGTAAGGAAACCAAAGatgaagaaactttttttctcttgaaggAACACACCATAGCTCCACCAGTGAAGACATTCCCTGCTTCTGTGGTTGAAATCTTAATGAGAAAGAAGATCCAACTGACCTTGTTTGAGCCTGGGAGATGTCACATAACAGCTTTCACCACTGAGAAGAAAGTGAGGAATTTGAGTTTCTGTGAGACAAATGTTAATCTTTGGTCTGATCATCTTTGCATTGTTGCAAAAGGAGAATTTCATGACAGAGCTACTGAATTTCTTCATGGGACATTGCCTTCCACTGTGGCTGAAATTTTCACAACATCCCTAGAAGAATGCAACATAGAAAAACATTGGGGAAACAAGCAAATTCTGCCAGGAAGTGTGAGTGAGAAAAAATGTCTGGATAAAGATGTGGATGATGAGAAGTATCACCAAAAAATCTTTACAGGGAGAGCTGAAAGAGAGGAAATACAGAATGATGAAGCCAAACATCAACAGGTGACCTGTGATCTTGAGGAGAGTTCTAAAGTTTCCTACAGAAATGAATTATTCAGTCCTAGGAAGCAAGGAGTGGAAGCCAGAGAGAGTCTCCATAGcacacagggtgcccagagttTACCTATTGTTTTCAAAGTCTTTCAAAAGTGTTTTGAAGGGAGTTCTGAACGAAtggataaagaagaaaatatttcagaaaactgCGTCCCTGATGTGAATAGTGAACATAATGGAGAAGACATGATtgaaatggaagagaaaggaaagcaggCTCAGAAACCAACTCACCAAACAAGCCCCTCCAGCAATATTGgcctgaaaaaaaggaaagaccAGACCTTGAAACTCCATGAACCAGATAAGGATTTCTCATGTCAAAAAATAGCTGCTAAAAATGTGCAGCATGAATactctcacttttttttttcatcagatGAAGAGAGATATCTGCTAAACTTGCTGTTTCCTCTGCAAGAGAGGCCTGTGTGCTTAAGCAAAATATTCCAGCCAGGGAACAGTTTTTGTAGGTGTTTTTGTCCTCTATCAACCTGGAAAGCTGGAAATGGATGTGATGTGAGAATATCTGTATTGGAAAAAGCAGTGGCTGCGTGTTCTCAGAGGATATTTCTGCTGATGCAAGAGAGTGAGAATTATGCCAAAAAAGTCAGTATTTTACAACAGGAGAATGACAGATATGCCCAGATTCTGTGTGCCCTGGAAGAGGAGATGGATGCATATTTTCAATATGTTTTAGCAGCAGATGAATCTAACATAGTTTCATTCCAAAACTTCCTTAATGAGAAAGAAATTGCTGGTGGATGTTTTGATAACTTTACAGAAGAAAGCACCATGACCCCAGGAACATCTTTAGTTGCAACTTTTTCAAAGAATCTCTCATATGttgaagagaaaaacaggaattttgAAAAAGACTCATGGACAATTGCATCAAATAAACCTCACAGGAGTGTTCTATCCCTGAATGGAAGGAAAATTAGATACTTCCAGCTGCTTTCTTacctgaaagaagaaagaagcaggtgcttcaaagaaaTGGCTAAATTATTACAAGACAAGGAGAACTGTGTAGCAAAATATAATGAATTACtgcaagagagaaagagaaatttacAAAGAATAGCTCTTTCAGAAGGTGAAAAAGAAACTTTGTTGGCACAATTGTCAGAGATAAAGTGTGAGCAAGATAAATACAGCGCCTTAGTTTCAGAGCTCCAAGACTGCAAAACTAACTGTTATCAAACCATTTCTGActtacaggaggaaaaatgtgTGCTGCAAAGAGAGATTGACAGAATCAAGCAAAAAACTTCAGAACGGCTCGGTGAACTTCAGAAAGCAAATGCAaactttattttagaaaataaaaatttaaaagagttAATGTCTTCTTTGGGTTTCACTTATGAAGagctgagaaaagagaaaagtataggaacaaacaaaaatacagtaaaactaaaagaagaaaatcaacaaCCTGGTCTTAAGCCAAAGAAAGTTGAAACAGCATGTAGTGTAACACAAACTGAAGAACAGGGTGTTCTGGCTACAGATCCTTCTGATTATTCCCCTGGCAAAAAG GGCAGCATGTTTGAAAACTACAGTATGATGAAAGAGCAAGTCAGAAAGGTGGAAGAGCaactaaaaatacagcaaaaggaattagaaaaatcaaaaaaagag GCTCAGAAGTGGTACAGAGAGCTTGGTTTTGCTGAAACAAGGTATGAAGAAACCAAAACTCGTTTGATGCAGGCTCTCTCAGAATTAGACCACCTTAAACAAGAAGTTGGGGACAAAATGTGGggaaagcagcactgcaaaTTAATG CCTGTGTACACATTGAAGGATGCCCAGGAAAAAGAGGTGAATAAAATAGCCAGTAAGAGATTAGAGCAGCAAGTGTTGACCTTGAAAGCCCAGCTCAGGGACCAGGCTGCTTTACAAAATCAGTTTCATGACTTGCAGAATGAAGTGGAACTCCTTCAGGCTCAACTATGTGAAAAG GAGAAAGAGCTGCAGAAGAGCAAGTCTGAAGTGAAGTTGACATTAGCTCCTCTGAAG GCTAAGCTGGCTTGCCTCACCCAAAAGTGCCAGGAAAGGAACAGCTTCATTAGGAGGATGCATGATGAATTCCACAGGCAAGGATTTATTAACTCTGCATTTGATGAAGAGATGAAGAGCCTGGTGAATGACATGACCCTGGCAGAGTACATGGTTGCTTTTACACCAATGTGTAATCAAGTG ATGCTGCCTTCCTCCACAGATGTTTCACAGGCTAAGGGGCAGCCAGAGGGTCCTGTGGCAGGTGCCAGAGGGAACAGGAGGATTGGGTCAGCACCTGGTGACTCTCAGCCCCCACAGCTCTCCCCTCACCCCAAACCTGTGTGCTGGTTCTTCTGTCACAGTAGCAAGCCCAGAGAGGATCACAGCCTTGCATTGAGAGCTGAGagaaaaccaccccaaaaactgccag